In Candidatus Ancaeobacter aquaticus, a genomic segment contains:
- a CDS encoding dihydroorotate dehydrogenase gives MTRKPYTEVNIGSLSLKNPVLVSSGTYGFGEEYAKCVDIEKLGALVTKTITLNPRKGNPPQRIVETPSGILNAIGLQNPGFDMFVKNKLPFLKTLRMPIIVNIAGDSPREYAELTEKIAETGIASAFEINISCPNVKKGGIAFGVDPKATFDVVHRVRKVTELPIITKLSPNVTDIKVFAKVAIQAGTDAVSLINTLLGMSIDVNTMKPKIGNITGGLSGPAVRPVAVRMVWQLAQKYDIPIIGMGGIEDTESALEFLLAGATAVSVGTANFYNPKAPYEIIKGLEEYLQDKDIEDINQLKTKLN, from the coding sequence ATGACAAGAAAACCGTACACGGAAGTTAATATTGGGTCACTGAGTTTAAAAAACCCGGTACTGGTGAGTTCTGGAACGTACGGGTTTGGCGAAGAATATGCTAAATGTGTTGATATAGAAAAACTTGGTGCTTTAGTTACTAAGACGATAACGCTCAATCCGAGAAAAGGAAATCCGCCACAACGCATTGTTGAAACACCCTCAGGTATTTTAAATGCTATTGGGCTCCAGAATCCCGGGTTTGATATGTTTGTTAAAAACAAACTGCCGTTTTTAAAAACCCTTAGAATGCCGATCATTGTAAATATTGCCGGTGACTCGCCACGTGAATATGCTGAACTCACTGAGAAGATCGCTGAAACCGGTATCGCATCAGCATTTGAGATTAATATATCGTGTCCAAATGTAAAAAAAGGCGGTATAGCATTTGGTGTGGATCCTAAAGCGACGTTTGATGTAGTGCACAGAGTTCGTAAAGTAACCGAGCTTCCGATTATTACAAAGCTCTCACCGAATGTAACAGATATTAAAGTATTTGCAAAAGTTGCGATTCAAGCCGGAACGGATGCAGTGAGTCTAATAAATACCTTGCTTGGGATGTCTATTGATGTAAATACAATGAAACCAAAGATCGGAAATATTACCGGTGGGTTGAGTGGTCCTGCCGTACGACCTGTCGCGGTAAGAATGGTATGGCAGTTAGCGCAAAAATATGATATACCAATAATAGGTATGGGTGGTATTGAAGATACTGAAAGTGCATTAGAGTTTTTACTAGCGGGAGCAACAGCAGTTAGCGTCGGTACAGCAAACTTTTATAATCCGAAGGCACCATATGAAATAATAAAAGGATTGGAAGAGTACTTGCAAGACAAAGACATTGAAGACATCAACCAACTAAAAACAAAACTCAACTAA
- the dnaK gene encoding molecular chaperone DnaK, which translates to MSEKIIGIDLGTTNSCVAIVENGEPVVIPNAEGGRTTPSTVAFTKAGERLVGAAAKRQAVTNPDNTVYSIKRFMGRKESEVKAEEKIVPYKVVASADGDAVIEAAGKTYTPPEISAIILQKMRQTAEDFLGTKVNKAIVTVPAYFNDSQRQATKDAGKIAGLEVLRIINEPTAASLAYGLEKKKDEKIAVFDLGGGTFDISVLELGEGVFEVKATNGDTHLGGDDFDQKIIDWLAAEFKKEQGIDLRSDKMALQRLKEGAEKAKIELSSTMQTEISLPFVTADASGPKHLNMSLSRAKLEQLTEDLLERIKGPVYQVLKDGKFKPEDVDEVVLVGGMTRMPAVQQIVKDIFKGKEPHRGVNPDEVVAIGAAIQGAVLGGHVKDVLLLDVTPLSLGIETLGNVSTRLIEKNTTIPTRKSQIFSTAADSQTAVSIHVLQGEREMAGDNRTLGKFDLVGIPAAPRGVPQIEVTFDIDANGIVHVSAKDLATGKEQKIKIEASSGLSDEEIQKMVKEAESHADEDKKKKEEVETRNQADTLVYTTEKTVKECGDKVEAEEKEKVEKAIESLKSILGSGSVENIKKAMEEVTQASHKISEIMYKEASEKYQQANPGQQGPEGAGAAGAGPDAGKKKDDDVVDADYEDVGEGDKK; encoded by the coding sequence ATGTCTGAAAAAATTATTGGTATCGATTTAGGAACTACAAATTCATGTGTTGCAATCGTTGAAAACGGTGAACCGGTGGTTATTCCCAACGCTGAAGGCGGAAGAACGACACCTTCTACCGTTGCATTCACTAAGGCTGGTGAAAGACTTGTTGGTGCTGCAGCAAAACGTCAAGCGGTAACTAATCCGGATAATACTGTTTACTCGATCAAACGTTTTATGGGGCGCAAAGAATCTGAAGTGAAAGCTGAAGAAAAGATTGTTCCGTATAAAGTCGTTGCGTCGGCCGATGGTGATGCGGTAATTGAAGCAGCTGGTAAGACGTATACCCCGCCTGAAATTTCTGCGATAATTTTGCAGAAGATGAGACAAACTGCTGAAGATTTTCTTGGAACAAAAGTAAATAAAGCAATTGTTACTGTTCCTGCGTATTTTAATGATAGCCAGAGACAGGCAACAAAAGATGCCGGAAAGATTGCTGGTCTTGAGGTATTACGTATTATCAATGAGCCGACTGCGGCATCTCTTGCATACGGGCTTGAAAAGAAAAAAGATGAGAAGATAGCAGTATTTGATCTCGGTGGCGGTACATTTGATATTTCTGTTCTTGAATTGGGTGAGGGTGTTTTTGAGGTAAAGGCAACAAACGGTGATACTCATCTTGGTGGAGATGATTTTGATCAAAAAATTATTGATTGGCTTGCTGCTGAGTTTAAAAAGGAACAGGGAATCGATCTGAGAAGTGATAAAATGGCTCTTCAAAGATTAAAAGAAGGTGCTGAGAAGGCAAAGATCGAGCTTTCATCTACTATGCAAACTGAAATCAGTTTGCCGTTTGTAACTGCTGATGCAAGCGGACCAAAACATTTAAACATGTCTTTATCACGAGCAAAGCTTGAGCAGTTAACGGAAGATTTGCTTGAAAGGATAAAAGGTCCTGTTTATCAAGTGTTGAAAGACGGTAAATTTAAACCTGAAGATGTAGATGAAGTGGTTCTTGTTGGTGGTATGACACGTATGCCGGCTGTTCAACAAATCGTAAAAGACATCTTTAAAGGCAAAGAGCCGCACAGGGGTGTTAATCCTGATGAAGTTGTTGCAATCGGTGCTGCAATACAAGGCGCAGTTTTAGGCGGTCATGTAAAAGATGTATTGCTTCTTGATGTGACACCGCTTTCACTTGGGATCGAAACACTCGGCAATGTAAGCACACGTCTCATTGAGAAAAATACTACTATTCCGACACGCAAAAGCCAGATCTTTTCTACTGCGGCGGATAGTCAAACTGCAGTAAGTATTCATGTTTTACAGGGTGAACGCGAAATGGCTGGTGATAACAGAACACTTGGTAAATTTGATCTTGTTGGTATTCCTGCCGCACCGCGTGGCGTTCCTCAAATTGAGGTAACGTTTGATATCGATGCAAATGGCATTGTCCACGTGTCTGCAAAGGACCTTGCAACAGGTAAGGAGCAGAAGATTAAGATTGAAGCGTCCAGCGGGCTTTCAGATGAGGAGATTCAGAAGATGGTTAAAGAAGCTGAATCGCATGCTGATGAAGACAAGAAAAAGAAAGAAGAAGTTGAGACCCGCAATCAAGCCGATACGCTTGTCTACACTACAGAGAAAACAGTGAAAGAATGCGGAGATAAAGTAGAAGCTGAAGAAAAAGAAAAAGTAGAAAAGGCGATAGAGAGCCTTAAGTCGATTCTGGGAAGCGGTTCCGTTGAAAATATCAAAAAAGCAATGGAAGAAGTGACGCAAGCTTCACATAAAATATCTGAAATAATGTATAAAGAAGCGAGTGAAAAATACCAGCAGGCAAATCCAGGACAGCAAGGTCCTGAAGGTGCAGGTGCAGCAGGTGCCGGTCCGGATGCTGGGAAGAAGAAAGATGATGATGTCGTTGATGCAGACTATGAAGATGTCGGTGAAGGCGATAAAAAATAA
- the grpE gene encoding nucleotide exchange factor GrpE encodes MMKHKKKHEEEKAPDEIKDKKAEKKDVTLTHDEYTALKDKADKADENHDKFMRSLADIENYRKRVQKDKSDILKFANTDFIKGLFPILDNFDRTVMNITDTSDVLKVKEGIGLIDGQFHKYLESVGLKTITSVGEEFDPHKHEAVMSEETDEYPENVVVEEMQKGYLLNDRLIRPSMVKVAKPLSSSEEAATQDSVKDE; translated from the coding sequence ATGATGAAGCATAAGAAAAAACATGAAGAAGAAAAAGCACCGGACGAGATAAAAGACAAAAAGGCTGAGAAAAAAGATGTAACCTTAACTCATGATGAGTATACTGCGCTAAAAGATAAAGCCGATAAGGCAGATGAAAATCATGACAAGTTTATGAGATCTTTGGCTGATATTGAAAATTACCGTAAACGTGTACAAAAAGATAAAAGCGATATTTTAAAATTTGCTAATACAGATTTTATAAAAGGGTTATTCCCAATACTCGATAATTTTGATCGTACAGTTATGAATATTACCGATACGTCTGATGTTCTCAAGGTTAAAGAAGGCATTGGGCTAATCGATGGGCAATTCCACAAATATTTGGAAAGTGTGGGGTTGAAGACTATAACATCGGTTGGTGAGGAATTTGATCCGCATAAACACGAAGCTGTTATGAGCGAAGAAACCGATGAGTATCCTGAAAATGTTGTTGTTGAGGAAATGCAAAAAGGGTATTTGCTGAATGATCGACTGATTCGCCCTTCTATGGTAAAAGTGGCAAAACCACTGTCATCTTCAGAGGAAGCTGCTACTCAAGATAGTGTCAAAGACGAGTAA
- the carB gene encoding carbamoyl-phosphate synthase large subunit: protein MPKRTDIKKILLIGSGPIIIGQACEFDYSGTQACKALREEGYEVVLINSNPATIMTDPEFADKTYIEPITAEIIEMIIKKERPDAVLPTLGGQTGLNVAIELADKGILDKYNVEMLAAKADVIKKGEDRELFKKTMIEIGLDLPKSGYAKNLEDARKIASDIGTYPLIIRPSFTLGGTGGGIAYNKEEYETIVAKGIEYSPVSEVLIEESLLGWQEFELEVMRDKKDNVVIICSIENFDPMGIHTGDSITVAPAQTLSDKCYQEMRDASKKIIRAIGVETGGSNIQFAVNPANGRMVIIEMNPRVSRSSALASKATGFPIAKIAAKLAVGYTLDEIPNDITKETTACFEPSIDYCVVKIPRFAFEKFPGADSTLAIQMKSVGEVMSIGSTFKEAMQKAMRSLEIKRFGLVADAMELTTTSRDELRQKLLVPREDRISAIVQAFKTGFTVSDIFDLTKIDKWFLHNIKDIIDFEVEFKEKVKAFKDPQSLKNEHELFFRAKELGYSDVQIACLTGLDEIAVRSMRKEMGIEPVYKLVDTCAAEFEAYTPYYYSTYQRPFYHVDDAGNVAQITDDEVRKTDKKKIMILGGGPNRIGQGIEFDYCCVHASFALKEDGYETIMVNSNPETVSTDYDSSDKLYFEPLTFEDVLNIYEREECSGAIVQLGGQTPLNLALRLKKAGVNIIGTSPESIDVAENREKFQKMLKKLGLIQPANGTAINTDQAISIAKDIGYPVVVRPSYVLGGRAMKIVFDEASLVEYMTHAVKVSPDHPILVDKFLEDAVEIDVDAVSDGETVVVGAVMEHIEEAGIHSGDSACIIPYFSLSDEIAAKIKKDTHVLALELNVKGLMNIQFAVRNDVIYVLEVNPRASRTIPFVSKSIGVPLAKIAAKVMAGKTLKELGFTEEVTIDHFSVKEAVLPFIRFPGVDILLGPEMKSTGEVMGIDSVMGLAFAKSQMGTGQKLPMSGTVFISVKNQDKRKIVFIAKRLLDIGYKIVASSGTAKVFKNNGIDAVPLFKVSEGRPNILDYIKNDDIDLIINTPSGQIPLEDEVKIRSTAVAHNVPIITTLSAAQAVVNGIDEMAKRKLTVKALQEYHMGIPS, encoded by the coding sequence ATGCCAAAGCGTACAGACATAAAAAAGATTTTACTTATAGGATCAGGACCGATCATTATTGGTCAGGCATGTGAATTTGACTATTCGGGAACGCAGGCATGTAAAGCGTTACGCGAAGAAGGATACGAAGTTGTTTTGATCAACAGTAACCCGGCAACCATTATGACTGATCCTGAATTTGCCGATAAGACATATATTGAACCGATTACTGCAGAGATTATTGAAATGATCATTAAAAAAGAGCGTCCTGATGCAGTTCTTCCAACACTTGGAGGTCAAACTGGCCTTAACGTTGCGATTGAACTCGCTGATAAAGGAATATTAGATAAATACAATGTTGAAATGCTTGCCGCGAAAGCTGATGTTATTAAAAAAGGTGAAGATCGAGAACTTTTTAAAAAGACCATGATTGAGATCGGTCTTGATCTGCCAAAGTCGGGGTATGCAAAAAACCTTGAAGATGCACGCAAGATTGCCAGCGACATCGGCACCTATCCGCTTATCATAAGACCTAGTTTTACTTTAGGGGGAACTGGTGGCGGTATCGCATACAATAAAGAAGAATATGAAACTATTGTCGCAAAAGGTATTGAATACAGTCCGGTAAGTGAAGTGTTAATAGAAGAAAGTTTATTGGGGTGGCAGGAATTTGAACTTGAGGTGATGCGCGACAAAAAAGATAATGTCGTTATCATATGCTCTATTGAAAACTTTGATCCGATGGGGATCCATACCGGTGACAGTATCACGGTAGCGCCTGCACAAACACTTTCTGATAAATGTTATCAGGAAATGCGTGATGCATCTAAAAAAATTATTCGTGCAATTGGTGTTGAAACAGGAGGGTCGAATATACAGTTTGCAGTCAACCCTGCTAATGGCCGCATGGTCATAATTGAAATGAACCCTCGTGTATCCAGAAGCTCTGCACTTGCATCAAAGGCGACAGGTTTTCCTATAGCAAAGATAGCCGCAAAACTTGCCGTAGGATACACCTTAGATGAAATACCCAATGATATTACGAAAGAAACAACTGCATGTTTTGAGCCATCAATAGATTATTGTGTGGTTAAGATACCGCGATTTGCATTTGAAAAGTTTCCGGGTGCTGATTCTACTTTAGCGATACAGATGAAATCTGTCGGTGAGGTGATGTCTATCGGGTCTACGTTTAAGGAGGCAATGCAAAAAGCGATGCGGTCCCTTGAAATAAAGCGGTTTGGTCTTGTTGCCGATGCTATGGAGCTTACGACAACCAGCAGAGACGAACTCAGGCAAAAACTTCTTGTGCCGCGTGAAGATAGAATATCTGCAATTGTTCAAGCGTTTAAAACAGGATTTACTGTCTCAGATATATTTGATCTCACAAAGATAGATAAGTGGTTTTTACATAATATTAAAGATATCATTGATTTTGAGGTGGAGTTTAAAGAAAAGGTAAAGGCGTTTAAAGATCCTCAATCTTTAAAAAATGAACACGAATTGTTTTTTAGGGCAAAAGAACTCGGTTATTCCGATGTGCAGATTGCGTGCTTAACAGGGTTAGATGAAATTGCAGTGCGTTCTATGAGAAAAGAGATGGGGATAGAGCCTGTATATAAGCTTGTTGATACCTGTGCAGCTGAGTTTGAGGCGTATACACCATATTATTATTCTACTTATCAACGGCCGTTTTATCATGTTGATGATGCAGGGAATGTAGCCCAGATAACTGATGATGAAGTACGAAAAACTGATAAAAAGAAAATTATGATCCTTGGTGGCGGGCCAAATAGAATTGGCCAGGGTATCGAGTTTGATTATTGTTGTGTGCATGCATCATTTGCTTTAAAAGAGGACGGGTATGAAACAATAATGGTTAACAGTAATCCGGAGACAGTATCCACTGATTATGATTCGTCGGATAAATTATATTTTGAGCCGCTTACGTTTGAGGATGTATTAAATATTTATGAACGTGAAGAATGTTCTGGTGCAATTGTACAGTTAGGTGGGCAGACCCCGCTTAATCTTGCATTAAGGCTTAAAAAAGCAGGGGTAAATATTATTGGTACATCTCCTGAAAGTATAGATGTCGCTGAGAACAGAGAGAAATTTCAGAAGATGCTTAAAAAGCTTGGTCTGATCCAACCAGCTAATGGTACCGCGATAAATACTGATCAAGCGATAAGTATTGCAAAGGATATTGGCTATCCTGTTGTTGTGAGACCTTCATATGTTTTGGGTGGTCGAGCAATGAAAATAGTTTTTGATGAGGCGTCACTCGTTGAATATATGACCCATGCAGTAAAGGTGTCACCTGATCATCCGATCTTGGTCGATAAGTTTCTTGAAGATGCGGTTGAAATAGATGTTGATGCAGTATCTGACGGAGAAACTGTTGTTGTTGGTGCGGTAATGGAGCACATTGAAGAAGCGGGAATACATTCCGGTGATAGCGCATGCATAATTCCGTATTTTTCTCTTTCAGATGAGATTGCGGCAAAGATCAAAAAGGACACGCATGTATTAGCTCTTGAGCTGAATGTTAAGGGGTTGATGAATATTCAGTTTGCGGTAAGAAATGATGTTATATATGTACTTGAAGTGAATCCGCGTGCATCACGAACGATACCGTTTGTGAGTAAATCGATCGGTGTGCCGCTTGCAAAAATTGCGGCAAAAGTGATGGCAGGAAAAACATTGAAAGAACTTGGTTTTACGGAAGAGGTTACGATAGATCATTTTTCTGTCAAAGAAGCGGTTTTACCGTTTATACGGTTTCCGGGAGTCGATATTCTTCTCGGGCCTGAAATGAAATCAACGGGTGAAGTAATGGGTATCGATTCAGTTATGGGGCTTGCATTTGCAAAATCGCAGATGGGTACCGGGCAGAAATTGCCAATGAGTGGCACAGTATTTATCAGTGTAAAAAATCAAGATAAACGAAAAATAGTATTTATTGCTAAACGATTACTTGATATTGGGTATAAAATAGTTGCGTCTAGCGGGACCGCAAAAGTTTTCAAGAATAACGGGATTGATGCTGTACCGCTTTTTAAAGTAAGTGAGGGACGTCCAAACATATTGGATTATATTAAGAACGATGACATTGATCTTATTATTAATACTCCTTCAGGGCAAATTCCTCTTGAAGATGAGGTAAAGATACGATCAACTGCCGTTGCGCATAATGTTCCGATCATTACTACATTATCAGCCGCGCAAGCAGTGGTTAACGGTATTGATGAAATGGCAAAGAGAAAACTAACGGTTAAAGCATTGCAAGAATATCATATGGGAATACCTTCATAA
- a CDS encoding dihydroorotate dehydrogenase electron transfer subunit yields MNIVQKEYEIVKNAQINENYYYLQISARDIASQIVPGQFVSLRVHGRSLLIRRPFSVYDTDGTRLSIIYKVVGKGTSALTTAQAGESIDVMGPLGNSFEIKDGAQAILVGGGVGIAPLYLLAKKIGKNVTVLLGAQNKDELVCQDAFSGIGCDVRIATDDGSIGEKGLVTELLKNELAEGSDGKVIYTCGPKGMLKAVSEIAKDSDVLCQVSLEEYMACGIGACMGCVVKVVSDEAPDGYEYQRVCKEGPVFEASTIIWE; encoded by the coding sequence ATGAATATAGTGCAAAAAGAATATGAGATAGTAAAAAATGCGCAAATAAACGAGAATTATTATTATTTGCAGATTTCAGCGCGTGATATTGCCAGTCAGATTGTTCCCGGGCAGTTTGTATCTCTTCGTGTGCATGGTAGAAGTCTTTTGATTCGTCGTCCGTTTAGTGTGTATGATACTGACGGTACACGACTTTCAATCATATATAAGGTTGTCGGTAAAGGTACCTCAGCTTTGACTACTGCCCAAGCGGGTGAATCGATAGATGTTATGGGGCCTTTAGGAAATAGTTTTGAAATAAAGGATGGTGCTCAGGCAATTCTTGTTGGTGGTGGAGTTGGTATTGCGCCACTTTATTTGTTAGCAAAAAAAATCGGCAAGAATGTAACAGTGTTGTTGGGCGCGCAAAATAAAGATGAACTTGTTTGTCAGGACGCTTTTTCTGGTATAGGGTGTGATGTGCGCATAGCAACAGATGATGGTTCGATTGGTGAAAAAGGATTGGTAACAGAGTTGCTAAAAAATGAGCTCGCTGAGGGTAGTGACGGTAAGGTGATATATACATGCGGCCCTAAAGGTATGCTCAAAGCGGTATCAGAGATTGCTAAGGATAGCGATGTGTTGTGCCAGGTATCACTTGAAGAATATATGGCCTGTGGTATTGGTGCATGCATGGGATGTGTTGTTAAGGTAGTCAGCGATGAAGCGCCTGATGGGTATGAGTATCAGAGAGTTTGTAAAGAGGGCCCAGTTTTTGAGGCCAGCACAATTATTTGGGAATAG
- a CDS encoding 16S rRNA (uracil(1498)-N(3))-methyltransferase: protein MSHKRIHIPADIISEHPLVVPLDATQVNYLINVLRLKQGDSITVFDGEGCEYDAYIDECGDNAVAAKIVKKRECETNAESVYITVAVALAKGKKMSLIVQKLTEIGVDVIVPLVTKRTVVQVKDDEVKKEKWKKVAIEAAKQCGRADIPAITEIMEFSDYVHNKHAGGMKLIAYESGKTLLKSIMQEKQVLVAGSVCVVVGPEGGFEKSEIAQAQENGFQEFSFGETILRTETAAIAAALIIKYETGF, encoded by the coding sequence ATGTCACATAAACGAATTCACATTCCAGCTGATATTATTTCTGAACATCCCCTCGTGGTCCCACTTGATGCGACTCAGGTAAATTATCTTATTAATGTTCTTCGTTTAAAGCAGGGTGATAGTATCACTGTCTTTGATGGAGAAGGTTGTGAATACGATGCGTATATTGATGAATGTGGAGACAATGCGGTTGCCGCGAAAATAGTAAAGAAAAGAGAGTGTGAGACTAATGCTGAGTCGGTATACATCACTGTTGCTGTTGCATTAGCTAAGGGCAAGAAGATGTCTCTCATAGTGCAAAAACTTACCGAAATCGGAGTGGATGTTATTGTTCCATTAGTTACGAAAAGAACCGTGGTGCAGGTTAAGGATGATGAAGTAAAAAAAGAAAAATGGAAAAAAGTAGCAATAGAGGCTGCCAAACAGTGCGGTCGCGCGGATATTCCGGCTATTACAGAAATAATGGAGTTTAGTGATTACGTACATAACAAACATGCTGGAGGGATGAAGCTTATTGCATATGAAAGCGGGAAAACGTTGCTCAAATCAATTATGCAAGAGAAGCAGGTCTTAGTGGCGGGATCCGTTTGTGTCGTTGTTGGTCCTGAAGGGGGATTTGAGAAAAGTGAAATTGCGCAGGCGCAGGAAAATGGATTTCAGGAATTCTCATTTGGTGAAACAATTCTTCGTACAGAAACAGCAGCTATTGCAGCTGCCCTCATTATAAAATATGAAACGGGGTTTTAA
- the dnaJ gene encoding molecular chaperone DnaJ: protein MQIKRSYYKILEVTTEATDGEIKKSYRRLAVQYHPDKNPGDHQAEETFKEITVAYEVLGDPEKRMRYDQFGHDAYVSGGAGGFGGGGGFGIDLEEALRTFMGNFGGGGGGGSIFDAFFGDDTQAPGKRGAIHGSDIRYDLEIDFEEAAFGTEKTIEIPKLTTCQSCKGEGAEPGTEKTTCKSCGGSGQVTSNAGFINILRTCGKCGGIGSVIENPCKKCRGDGRIHIKKELSVQVPAGVESGSRLRMTSAGEDGARGGEAGDLYIVIHVKKHEIFERHGDDILCEMPISFTQAALGSAVEIPALEGKTTLKVPEGTQTGKLFRLKGKGITDLRGYGRGDQIVRVVVETPTNLTSEQKSLLTQFAEISGEEVHPISQSFIKKAKKWFKFCSD, encoded by the coding sequence ATGCAGATAAAGAGATCATATTATAAGATTTTAGAAGTAACAACAGAAGCGACAGATGGTGAAATAAAAAAATCATACCGAAGACTTGCCGTTCAATATCATCCTGATAAGAATCCGGGAGATCATCAAGCAGAAGAAACGTTTAAGGAAATAACCGTTGCCTATGAGGTTCTGGGAGATCCTGAAAAAAGAATGCGTTATGACCAGTTTGGTCACGATGCGTACGTGAGCGGTGGTGCCGGCGGTTTTGGCGGCGGCGGGGGTTTTGGGATTGATCTTGAAGAAGCTCTCCGTACTTTTATGGGTAACTTTGGCGGTGGTGGCGGCGGTGGTTCGATTTTTGATGCATTCTTTGGTGATGATACGCAGGCACCAGGTAAAAGGGGTGCGATACATGGCTCGGACATACGCTATGATCTTGAGATAGATTTTGAAGAAGCCGCATTTGGTACTGAAAAGACGATTGAAATACCGAAACTAACAACCTGTCAGAGCTGTAAAGGTGAGGGGGCCGAGCCAGGGACGGAAAAAACGACCTGTAAAAGTTGTGGTGGTTCAGGGCAAGTAACAAGCAATGCCGGTTTTATTAATATTCTGAGAACATGCGGAAAATGTGGCGGTATCGGTTCAGTCATTGAAAACCCCTGTAAAAAGTGCCGTGGAGATGGCCGTATTCATATAAAGAAAGAATTGTCAGTACAAGTACCTGCTGGTGTAGAGTCCGGGTCTCGTTTGCGTATGACCAGTGCGGGTGAGGATGGAGCTCGCGGTGGAGAAGCCGGGGACCTGTATATTGTCATACATGTTAAAAAACACGAAATATTTGAACGGCATGGAGACGATATTTTATGTGAAATGCCTATCAGTTTTACGCAAGCAGCTTTAGGGAGCGCTGTAGAAATACCGGCACTTGAAGGCAAAACAACCTTGAAAGTCCCTGAAGGGACACAAACAGGAAAATTATTCCGTTTAAAAGGTAAGGGTATTACCGATTTACGCGGTTATGGTAGAGGAGATCAAATTGTGCGCGTGGTTGTTGAGACACCGACGAATCTTACTTCTGAACAGAAATCTCTTTTAACTCAGTTTGCTGAAATCAGCGGTGAGGAAGTGCACCCTATAAGCCAATCCTTTATCAAAAAAGCAAAGAAGTGGTTTAAGTTTTGCAGTGATTGA
- the pyrF gene encoding orotidine-5'-phosphate decarboxylase gives MKGEIIIALDVEDISSAQKYVKMLKGDVSFFKIGSQLFTSEGADVVKMVKDNGCKVFLDLKFHDIPHTVRKASESATALGVDIFNVHTSGGTAMMREAVSGAEIVSLKKGVTMPSILGVTCLTSLNDEILKNELNIRRQIKKQVVHLAKLAKNAGLNGVVASAQEIRTIRRACGKDFIILTPGIRPEWSQSGDQKRTMTPIEAIRAGSDYLVIGRPVLAHSDPKKALKMIIAEIETI, from the coding sequence ATGAAGGGTGAGATAATTATAGCGCTGGATGTTGAGGATATTAGCTCGGCACAGAAGTATGTGAAGATGCTTAAAGGTGATGTTTCTTTCTTTAAGATTGGTAGTCAGCTCTTTACTTCAGAGGGAGCGGATGTTGTTAAGATGGTAAAAGACAATGGTTGTAAGGTTTTTCTCGATCTCAAATTTCATGATATTCCTCATACCGTGAGAAAGGCTTCGGAGTCTGCAACTGCACTCGGTGTTGATATATTTAATGTTCATACATCAGGTGGCACTGCCATGATGAGAGAGGCGGTAAGCGGTGCTGAAATAGTTTCACTCAAAAAGGGTGTTACCATGCCGAGCATTTTAGGAGTAACGTGTCTCACCAGTCTTAATGATGAAATATTAAAGAATGAACTTAATATAAGAAGACAAATTAAAAAACAGGTTGTTCATCTTGCAAAACTCGCAAAGAATGCCGGGCTAAACGGTGTTGTTGCATCCGCTCAAGAGATACGGACAATAAGGCGTGCATGCGGAAAAGATTTTATTATCTTAACTCCTGGGATCAGGCCTGAATGGTCGCAAAGCGGTGATCAGAAAAGAACCATGACGCCGATTGAAGCAATACGGGCAGGGAGCGATTACCTAGTTATCGGGCGCCCTGTTCTTGCACACAGCGATCCTAAAAAAGCGCTCAAGATGATCATAGCAGAAATTGAAACTATTTGA